A section of the Verrucomicrobium sp. GAS474 genome encodes:
- a CDS encoding class I SAM-dependent methyltransferase, whose protein sequence is MNTPPDYLDSEGWLRPEILATLDAEGTDIHRLCTPLGAPESWVERYGNDLLICSRDQGEGDALLAAFRRHRDEYVDHGFAVARIFLKPLRQRPDNTPFALLDGDAAASRVTTCRELGLRYKIDLGAGYSTGLFMDQRANRQFLRSLKPKRLLNLFSYTCAFSLAAAAEGAETVSVDVAKKALDWGKENFALNQIAGTNKFYADDVRDVLRRQQARGETYDAIVLDPPTFARNKQGKVFRIEDELASLIEAALPLLAADGYLLLSTNCETLPAEALIATALDAGRKSRRPVAPVPALPPQGDIPDGHGAQTAWVRRE, encoded by the coding sequence TTGAACACACCTCCCGACTATCTCGACAGCGAAGGCTGGCTGCGCCCCGAAATCCTCGCCACCCTCGACGCCGAGGGGACCGACATCCACCGCCTCTGCACCCCCCTCGGCGCGCCCGAATCATGGGTCGAGCGGTACGGCAACGACCTCCTCATCTGCTCCCGCGACCAGGGCGAGGGCGACGCCCTCCTCGCCGCCTTCCGCCGCCACCGGGACGAGTACGTCGACCACGGCTTCGCCGTCGCCCGGATCTTCCTGAAGCCCCTCCGCCAGCGGCCCGACAACACCCCCTTCGCCCTCCTCGACGGCGACGCCGCCGCCAGCCGCGTCACCACCTGCCGGGAGCTCGGCCTCCGCTACAAGATCGACCTCGGCGCGGGCTACTCGACCGGCCTCTTCATGGACCAGAGGGCGAACCGCCAGTTCCTTCGCTCCCTCAAACCGAAGCGGCTCCTCAACCTCTTCTCCTACACCTGCGCCTTCAGCCTCGCGGCGGCGGCCGAAGGGGCCGAGACGGTGAGCGTCGACGTCGCGAAGAAGGCCCTCGATTGGGGCAAGGAGAACTTCGCCCTGAACCAGATCGCCGGGACGAACAAGTTCTACGCCGACGACGTCCGGGACGTCCTCCGCCGCCAGCAGGCCCGGGGCGAGACCTACGACGCCATCGTCCTCGATCCCCCCACCTTCGCCCGGAACAAGCAGGGCAAGGTCTTCCGCATCGAGGACGAGCTCGCATCGCTCATCGAGGCCGCCCTTCCCCTCCTCGCCGCCGACGGCTACCTCCTCCTCTCGACCAACTGCGAGACCCTCCCCGCCGAGGCGCTGATCGCCACCGCCCTCGACGCCGGGCGGAAGAGCCGCCGCCCCGTCGCCCCCGTCCCGGCCCTTCCGCCCCAGGGAGACATCCCCGACGGCCACGGCGCGCAGACGGCCTGGGTCCGCCGGGAGTGA